A DNA window from Hydra vulgaris chromosome 13, alternate assembly HydraT2T_AEP contains the following coding sequences:
- the LOC136089809 gene encoding piggyBac transposable element-derived protein 4-like, which produces MAFILYRGILWKPTKAMYFSTNSLFDTPLIRKVLSFDRFCLIEKFLHFVDNSSLPIHFCKKAKIEPIYDYQVNKFKTLYIPNKNISIDKSLLLWKGHLSWKQYIPSKRSRFGMKSFALCESATGYIWNCFLYTGKEMTDSFAPDLKKYKYQATKIVITQMDNLIGNEYCLHIDHWYTSYKICKALLDHNTDCIGTLSNNRKQLPQDIKNVKIKIGDTLV; this is translated from the coding sequence AtggcttttattttatatcGTGGAATCTTATGGAAACCAACAAAGGCTATGTATTTCTCAACAAACTCTCTGTTTGACACACCACTAATAAGAAAAGTATTGTCTTTTGATAGGTTTTGTCTTATAGAGAAGTTTCTTCATTTTGTTGATAACAGTAGTTTGCCAATACATTTctgtaaaaaagcaaaaattgaaCCGATTTATGACTACCaagtaaacaaattcaaaactctgtatataccaaataaaaatatatcaatagacaAATCACTGCTGCTTTGGAAAGGTCATTTAAGCTGGAAGCAATACATTCCAAGCAAGCGTTCCAGATTTGGAATGAAGTCCTTTGCATTATGTGAATCAGCTACTGGCTATATTTGGAATTGTTTTTTGTACACTGGTAAGGAAATGACTGACAGTTTTGCTCCAGacttgaaaaaatacaaatatcaagctactaaaattgttattactCAAATGGATAATTTAATTGGTAATGAATATTGTTTACACATTGATCATTGGTATACatcttataaaatttgcaaagcGTTGCTGGATCATAATACTGATTGCATTGGTACATTAAGTAATAATCGCAAACAGTTACCGCAGGATATAAagaatgttaaaattaaaattggtgATACTTTAGTTTGA